The Coffea arabica cultivar ET-39 chromosome 3c, Coffea Arabica ET-39 HiFi, whole genome shotgun sequence genome contains a region encoding:
- the LOC113734379 gene encoding UPF0481 protein At3g47200-like has product MSRIDQKLSDLLDTSEKPSIFKIHGQLRSENEEAYEPQVVSIGPYHHGKPKLKEMEKHKLRYFKEILRRKGESSAEKYIIALANLQDQARRCYAEEISLSEDDFVDMLCLDGCFVIEFLRKRRHPGSHWQNDPLFQMLWLRTATVNDLILFENQLPFFVLLQLFDMTKSPGEEENLIDLDIHLCLVGNLPNPGLNSHSEIFEPYNAVHLLGLVHKILSASFSETLSSTMNSNRRDSSLTIKSAGELRQSGIKFKKAEASRSLFRITFENGVFKIPPLVVDDHTESVFRNLIAYEEYTSNPSETWKCVTDYILFIDCLIDSPSDVETLRRHDIIVNGLGSDEAVSTMFNKLTNHVHFFRRFCYTKIFDDVDKYTRKRWHIWRANLVRKYFNTPWAFISVLAACALLLLTSVQAIFSILQYTKQK; this is encoded by the coding sequence ATGTCTAGAATTGATCAAAAGCTTTCTGACCTATTGGATACATCGGAGAAGCCATCGATCTTCAAAATCCATGGTCAACTACGAAGTGAAAATGAAGAGGCATATGAACCACAAGTGGTTTCCATCGGACCTTATCACCACGGTAAGCCTAAACTGAAAGAGATGGAGAAGCATAAGCTAAGGTACTTCAAAGAGATTCTTCGTCGTAAAGGAGAGTCAAGTGCTGAGAAATACATCATAGCTTTGGCTAATCTTCAAGATCAAGCTCGAAGGTGTTACGCAGAAGAAATCAGTCTTAGTGAAGATGATTTTGTTGATATGCTATGCCTTGATGGCTGCTTTGTCATCGAGTTCTTGAGGAAAAGGAGACATCCAGGATCACACTGGCAGAATGACCCCCTTTTTCAGATGCTTTGGCTACGCACAGCCACTGTGAATGACCTTATATTATTTGAGAATCAGTTGCCCTTTTTTGTCCTGCTTCAGCTGTTTGACATGACCAAGTCGCCAGGAGAAGAAGAGAACCTTATTGACCTAGATATTCATCTCTGTCTGGTTGGGAACTTGCCCAATCCAGGTCTAAATTCTCATTCTGAAATCTTCGAACCTTATAATGCGGTTCATCTTCTTGGCCTCGTGCACAAAATTCTGTCTGCCTCATTTTCTGAAACACTTTCCTCAACCATGAATTCCAATCGTAGAGACTCATCTCTGACCATAAAATCAGCTGGTGAGCTCCGACAAAGTGGAATCAAGTTCAAGAAGGCAGAGGCTAGTAGATCCTTGTTCCGTATCACTTTCGAAAATGGTGTATTTAAAATCCCTCCTTTAGTTGTGGACGATCATACAGAATCCGTCTTCAGAAACTTGATTGCATATGAAGAGTATACGTCTAATCCATCTGAGACATGGAAGTGCGTAACTGATTACATACTCTTCATAGATTGTCTCATAGATTCCCCGTCCGATGTTGAAACGCTTCGCAGACATGATATCATCGTGAATGGGTTAGGTAGTGATGAAGCAGTCTCTACAATGTTTAACAAGCTTACCAATCATGTTCATTTTTTCCGGAGATTCTGttacaccaaaatttttgaTGATGTGGACAAGTACACTCGCAAGCGCTGGCATATTTGGAGGGCGAACCTAGTGA
- the LOC140038186 gene encoding uncharacterized protein, whose protein sequence is MPKTRSQKNVDGSEGNGQGDPQHVHQDTIVGNERIELSRISPEQLVQSNPESPPSPEPRARKADGTGSSESRSGSPVPRPKRARKELTREQVQVPEPSHRNSRTSHPEPVPRPSRVEVPRRKEEYQIQDELDLMLDPESDRYTASPFVPDIEDYPLPAKFKIPSMKSYDVTTDPEDHLFAFLTQMRLQTAADAVRCKTFPMFLEGKARQWFQGLPPRSVRSFGQLARLFVAQFVSSRAFSKTTAHLMTVHQGPEESLREYMVRFNNESLQVRDRDDKVVMAAFVNGLRKQKLYTEFVEKPPKSVREMLDRAHEKANAEEANRLKGAQEKLRDDKRRRGADLGESRPGQARKSVPERLPRSRPWEKEKAWTSLTAPRARVLAVMEQQGILRPPRPLAGDKNQRDQGLYCAYHRDVGHDTEDCRHLKKEIEKLIRRGHLGQFIRDGRADQKQGGFNRERATSSRDRPRGPRDRTPEQGVQNLAGVINTIAGGPVGGDSHTARRNNRPSPSGESSNKRLKMYEEIIYGPEDAVPLASNNHEAIVIEVITCNYKVKKVYIDNGSAIDVLYYKTFKELQLEDKQLILVRTPLIGFAGPPVRPEGMITLMVTVGE, encoded by the exons ATGCCGAAGACTAGATCTCAGAAAAATGTGGATGGTTCTGAGGGAAACGGGCAGGGCGACCCTCAGCACGTCCACCAGGATACCATCGTGGGAAATGAGAGGATTGAGCTCTCACGGATCTCGCCAGAACAGCTGGTGCA GAGCAATCCGGAGTCCCCCCCCAGTCCGGAGCCCCGGGCGCGAAAAGCTGACGGAACAGGGAGTTCGGAATCCCGATCAGGGAGCCCTGTCCCTCGGCCGAAGAGGGCACGAAAGGAGCTCACGCGTGAGCAGGTCCAGGTTCCCGAGCCCTCTCACAGGAACTCCCGAACTAGCCATCCGGAGCCTGTCCCGAGGCCCTCGCGGGTGGAGGTTCCCCGCAGGAAGGAGGAATACCAGATCCAGGACGAACTGGACCTCATGCTGGATCCGGAGTCGGACAGGTACACAGCCTCGCCCTTCGTACCGGATATCGAAGACTATCCCctgcccgcaaagttcaaaatACCGTCCATGAAGTCTTACGACGTGACCACGGATCCGGAAGATCACCTGTTCGCGTTCCTGACTCAGATGCGCCTGCAGACAGCTGCTGAcgcggtcaggtgcaagacctttCCGATGTTCCTGGAAGGAAAggcccggcagtggttccagggGTTGCCCCCCAGGTCGGTTAGGTCGTTCGGCCAGCTCGCGCGGTTGTTCGTGGCTCAGTTCGTCTCCTCGCGTGCTTTTTCCAAAACCACGGCTCATCTGATGACTGTTCATCAAGGGCCCGAGGAGTCATTGCGCGAGTACATGGTGCGCTTCAACAACGAATCCCTCCAGGTACGGGATCGGGATGACAAGGTTGTGATGGCTGCCTTTGTCAATGGGCTGCGCAAGCAGAAGCTGTATACGGAGTTCGTGGAAAAACCTCCCAAGTCCGTTCGGGAGATGCTAGACCGAGCTCACGAGAAGGCGAATGCCGAGGAGGCCAACCGATTGAAAGGCGCTCAGGAGAAGCTGCGTGACGACAAGCGCAGGAGGGGTGCCGACCTGGGAGAGTCGCGACCAGGTCAGGCACGGAAGAGCGTACCCGAGCGCTTACCTCGGAGCCGACCTTGGGAGAAGGAAAAGGCTTGGACTTCGCTCACCGCGCCCCGAGCTCGGGTTCTCGCCGTAATGGAACAACAGGGGATCTTGCGCCCTCCTCGGCCACTGGCTGGGGACAAAAACCAGCGCGACCAGGGTTTGTACTGTGCTTACCACAGGGACGTCGGGCACGATACTGAGGATTGCAGACACCTCAAGAAGGAGATTGAAAAGCTGATACGGAGAGGCCACCTCGGGCAGTTCATCCGTGACGGCCGAGCCGATCAAAAGCAAGGGGGGTTCAACCGAGAACGGGCGACTAGCTCGCGCGACCGACCTCGGGGTCCCCGTGATCGAACTCCGGAGCAGGGGGTTCAGAATCTAGCTGGGGTAATCAACACTATCGCAGGGGGACCTGTGGGGGGAGACAGTCATACGGCTCGGCGAAACAACCGGCCTTCCCCCAGTGGGGAAAGCTCTAACAAGCGTTTAAAGATGTACGAAGAGATCATCTATGGGCCGGAGGACGCGGTACCCCTAGCCTCCAATAACCATGAAGCGATTGTAATAGAGGTCATCACGTGTAACTACAAGGTAAAGAAGGTATACATCGACAATGGGAGTGCCATCGATGTGCTATACTACAAAACCTTCAAAGAGTTGCAGCTGGAAGATAAGCAGCTCATCCTCGTCCGAACTCCTTTAATAGGTTTTGCAGGTCCGCCGGTAAGGCCCGAGGGAATGATAACCCTCATGGTCACTGTAGGGGAGTAG